Proteins co-encoded in one Prunus persica cultivar Lovell chromosome G6, Prunus_persica_NCBIv2, whole genome shotgun sequence genomic window:
- the LOC18773861 gene encoding uncharacterized protein LOC18773861, producing MALLGDDGRGYELACKLESCNVWRSWLGDSTYANFAPFLNSPSTWEAFMDSKSRAHLHLQLRARALLFDKACVSLFLRPHSNSSSSSSSSSSSSSLAVSKLNPYYLQLHPDDVYFTLENSSQDGVQVQQRDPSVSSKIQSKAAFGVGSRYGESEIDNKPSRFKNDELPETWYNQFMERYRISKPYRLSSADRESEKRTPEEMSAYLKLLERHKKRRLAFKEDQYMGYGNPILENVSHMNPNSVLDGSNSVDSEISFFPETMFTFNCVPDSALPPLNREEDNQKVECYGVLDMLPQIMTRSPVMLERLGIRPEYLSMEQGGILHRGKNGSGGNRKCLSKEQAAQLSQTVIARMLTSIGFESATEVPIDVFSQMLSCHISKLGGSLKVLTDSYRKQCSAIELLKMFLQTIGYSNFGPLMEQVKDGSRNFQQTQQQIHGSQSQLQPQHQNPIRLPQQTSRQMLPQMQQVALSKNVPFQQQQPLERMRRRQPSTPRAGMDMDKDRPMVQVKIEAPSELPMDGNAFYGLNNRNLQMQFRQQIPAMSNLTMPNVHPQSGNQFRQMASLQIPQMQAQNAGVLRAPPVKVEGFQELMGGDASSKHDSDENRLTSPISK from the exons ATGGCTCTGCTTGGGGACGACGGTCGTGGCTACGAGCTCGCCTGTAAACTCGAGTCTTGCAACGTCTGGCGCTCGTGGCTCGGCGACTCCACGTACGCCAACTTCGCTCCCTTCCTCAACTCACCTTCAACCTGGGAAGCTTTCATGGACTCCAAATCTAGGGCTCACCTCCATCTCCAACTCCGCGCTCGAGCTCTTCTCTTCGACAAGGCCTGCGTCTCCCTCTTCCTCCGCCCCCATTCcaattcctcttcttcttcctcttcctcttcctcttcctcttcgcTCGCTGTTTCCAAGCTTAATCCCTACT ATTTGCAGTTGCACCCGGACGACGTCTACTTCACTCTAGAGAATTCGTCTCAAGACGGGGTTCAAGTTCAACAGCGTGACCCTTCGGTGTCGTCCAAG ATTCAATCAAAAGCAGCTTTTGGTGTTGGGTCAAGATATGGAGAATCTGAAATTGATAATAAACCATCAAGATTTAAAAATGACGAGCTGCCTGAAACATGGTATAATCAGTTTATGGAGAGATACAGAATTAGCAAACCGTATAGGTTGTCATCAGCTGATCGAGAATCAGAGAAACGTACACCAGAGGAGATGTCTGCTTATCTTAAGCTTCTTGAGAGGCATAAGAAAAGACGTCTAGCTTTCAAGGAAGACCAGTATATGGGATATGGAAATCCCATATTAGAAAATGTATCACACATGAATCCAAATTCTGTTTTAGATGGTAGTAACTCAGTTGATAGCGAAATATCTTTTTTCCCAGAAACAATGTTTACCTTCAACTGTGTTCCCGATAGTGCACTTCCACCCTTGAATAGAGAGGAAGACAACCAGAAAGTGGAATGTTATGGAGTTCTTGATATGTTGCCTCAGATTATGACTAGGAGTCCTGTTATGCTTGAGAGGCTTGGTATCAGGCCTGAATACCTTAGCATGGAACAAGGAGGAATCTTACATCGTGGAAAAAATGGCTCTGGAGGGAACAGAAAATGTCTTAGTAAGGAACAAGCGGCACAGTTATCTCAAACAGTAATAGCCAGGATGTTGACAAGTATTGGGTTTGAAAGTGCTACAGAAGTTCCAATTGATGTTTTCTCTCAGATGCTAAGCTGTCATATCAGTAAATTGGGTGGCAGCTTGAAAGTTCTTACTGATAGTTACAGAAAGCAGTGTTCGGCCATTGAACTACTGAAGATGTTCCTTCAAACGATAGGCTATAG TAATTTTGGCCCTTTAATGGAGCAAGTCAAAGATGGCTCCAGGAATTTCCAACAAACTCAGCAGCAAATTCATGGAAGCCAGTCACAATTGCAGCCACAGCACCAGAATCCCATTCGACTACCCCAGCAA ACGTCTAGACAAATGCTTCCGCAGATGCAACAAGTTGCGCTTTCTAAAAATGTGCCTTTTCAGCAACAGCAGCCATTAGAAAGAATGCGAAGACGACAACCTTCGACTCCTCGTGCTGGTATGGATATGGATAAGGACAGGCCAATGGTACAGGTCAAGATTGAAGCCCCATCAGAGTTACCCATGGATGGTAATGCCTTCTATGGTTTGAACAACAGAAATCTCCAGATGCAGTTCAGGCAGCAGATCCCTGCAATGTCGAATCTTACAATGCCAAATGTCCATCCTCAGTCAGGCAATCAATTTAGACAGATGGCTTCTTTACAAATTCCTCAAATGCAAGCACA GAACGCTGGTGTTCTTAGGGCTCCACCAGTGAAGGTGGAAGGATTCCAGGAGTTGATGGGTGGAGATGCTTCATCAAAACATGATTCAGACGAGAATAGGCTGACCTCTCCCATAAGTAAATAA
- the LOC18773185 gene encoding UDP-glycosyltransferase 91A1: MDSSDQKLHIAMFPWLAFGHMIPYLELAKLIAQKGHQISFISTPRNIERLPQLPPNLSSSLITFVKLPLPRVDDDFPEGAEATTDVSQNKVMKLKKVYDALQQPLTHFLESSNPDWLLFDFAAYWAPTTARNLGIPCAFFSIFIGACLAFLGPTSPEISPDDRKNPEDYTVQPKWVPFPSNVAFHLFEVHRVYLDSTTGDESNVSDVYRFMGGMKGCDVIAIRGCMEFDLKWLRLLQDIHRKPILPVGQLPTTNYEENDRWGSMREWLDRQLKASVVYVAFGSEAMPSQEEITTIALGLELSKLPFIWVLRTNVVKLPEGFEKRMGGRGLVCRSWAPQLKILGHDSVGVFLSHSGWSSVVEALTFGRALVLLTMSNDQGLNARFLEERKIVYCIPRDEEDGSFTSDSVAESLKLVIEMEEGKIYRDKAEELKPLFGDRKKQDAYVHNFLEYLKAHVGNASKKV, translated from the coding sequence ATGGATTCCAGTGATCAAAAGCTTCACATAGCAATGTTTCCATGGCTAGCCTTTGGCCATATGATCCCATACCTAGAGCTCGCCAAGCTCATTGCCCAAAAAGGCCACCAAATCTCCTTCATCTCCACTCCAAGAAACATCGAACGTCTCCCACAGCTCCCTCCGAATCTCTCGTCGTCGTTAATCACCTTCGTCAAGCTCCCGTTGCCCCGCGTAGATGACGACTTCCCAGAAGGCGCGGAGGCCACCACAGACGTATCGCAGAACAAAGTTATGAAGCTTAAGAAGGTATACGATGCTCTCCAACAACCACTTACTCATTTCCTAGAATCTTCCAACCCAGATTGGCTACTCTTCGATTTTGCAGCTTACTGGGCCCCAACTACTGCCCGTAACCTTGGCATACCATGTGCCTTCTTTAGCATATTCATCGGAGCATGCTTAGCTTTCCTCGGGCCCACTTCCCCGGAAATATCCCCGGATGATCGTAAGAACCCGGAGGATTACACCGTGCAGCCCAAGTGGGTCCCCTTCCCGTCCAATGTCGCGTTTCATTTGTTCGAAGTTCATCGAGTTTATCTCGACAGCACTACCGGCGACGAAAGCAATGTTTCAGATGTTTATCGGTTCATGGGGGGGATGAAGGGCTGTGATGTAATTGCAATAAGAGGTTGCATGGAATTTGACCTTAAATGGCTGCGTTTATTACAAGATATTCACCGAAAACCCATTTTACCGGTTGGTCAACTCCCCACTACAAACTATGAGGAGAATGATAGATGGGGGTCAATGAGAGAGTGGTTGGACCGGCAACTGAAAGCATCGGTTGTGTATGTGGCTTTTGGAAGTGAGGCCATGCCGAGCCAAGAGGAAATTACTACAATAGCCCTGGGGTTAGAGCTGTCTAAGCTGCCGTTTATTTGGGTGTTGAGAACCAATGTGGTTAAGTTGCCTGAGGGTTTTGAGAAGAGGATGGGAGGGCGTGGACTGGTTTGCAGGAGCTGGGCCCCGCAGTTGAAGATTTTGGGTCATGACTCGGTTGGGGTGTTCCTGAGTCACTCCGGTTGGAGCTCAGTGGTGGAGGCGTTGACTTTTGGTAGAGCTCTTGTGTTGTTGACCATGTCCAATGACCAAGGGTTGAATGCAAGGTTTTTGGAGGAGAGGAAGATTGTGTATTGCATTCCGAGGGACGAGGAAGACGGGTCGTTTACCAGCGACTCGGTGGCTGAGTCGCTCAAGTTGGTGATAGAGATGGAGGAGGGGAAGATTTACAGAGACAAGGCTGAGGAGTTGAAGCCGTTGTTTGGAGATAGAAAGAAGCAAGACGCGTACGTGCATAATTTTCTAGAATATCTTAAAGCTCATGTAGGAAATGCTTCCAAGAAGGTCTAG